The following are from one region of the Pseudomonadota bacterium genome:
- the rlmB gene encoding 23S rRNA (guanosine(2251)-2'-O)-methyltransferase RlmB produces MKRLLVGARAVTEALRTQPDRISVVYAAEHASGRARALCSQAQRQGVRVQSVPRLRLDTLARGLNHQGLIALGGDYPYRNLSELLSELPARPLLVALDQVSDPHNFGAIVRSAVAFGADGLITLRDRSSPVTPVVVRSSAGATEHAKIARVTNLARTLTELRERGMQVLGLDPDATQDLESAEYPLEGRVLVVGAEGHGMRRLVRQRCDLLCRIELSGPLGALNAAVAAAVALYISQRERR; encoded by the coding sequence ATGAAACGCTTGCTGGTGGGTGCGCGTGCGGTCACGGAAGCCTTGCGCACGCAGCCGGATAGAATCAGCGTCGTGTACGCCGCAGAGCATGCGAGCGGCAGAGCACGGGCTCTGTGCTCGCAAGCGCAGAGGCAGGGAGTCCGAGTCCAGAGCGTCCCGAGACTACGACTCGACACGCTAGCCCGCGGGCTGAACCACCAGGGCCTGATCGCACTCGGCGGCGACTACCCCTACCGCAACCTCTCAGAACTGCTGTCGGAGCTTCCTGCAAGACCCCTATTGGTCGCTTTGGATCAGGTTAGCGATCCGCACAACTTCGGGGCGATCGTGCGCAGTGCAGTGGCGTTCGGAGCCGACGGCCTGATCACGTTGCGCGACCGATCCTCCCCCGTGACACCGGTCGTCGTGCGCAGCTCAGCGGGCGCAACAGAGCACGCCAAGATCGCACGTGTAACCAACCTGGCGCGTACCCTGACCGAGCTGCGCGAACGCGGCATGCAGGTCTTGGGCCTCGACCCTGATGCGACGCAGGACCTCGAGTCTGCCGAATATCCGCTGGAAGGTCGGGTCTTGGTCGTGGGAGCGGAAGGCCACGGCATGCGGCGCTTGGTGCGACAACGCTGCGACCTGCTCTGTCGGATCGAGCTCTCGGGCCCCCTCGGGGCACTGAATGCAGCCGTTGCCGCAGCCGTCGCGCTCTATATAAGCCAGCGGGAGCGCCGGTGA
- a CDS encoding NAD-dependent epimerase/dehydratase family protein, with the protein MIEGATMLITGGAGFIGTALCRELVESNHVRVFDNLRRNALSESGLENHPNVQLVVADVRDSAALEQAMRGVDYVIHMASIAGVDTVLREPVVTMEVSLEGTLNALRAAHKAGRVKRFVDFSTSEVFGSYAFRVREADVTSLGAVGQARWTYAVSKLATEHLAHNYWKRHGLPTCSIRPFNIYGPGQVGEGAVHAFVTCALRNAPLSIHNEGDQIRSWCYIDDIVHGIVLALERQEAIGEAFNMGNPRSTVTIYQLARLIAQLAESSSTIQFVRWDHPDVELRIPDVRKAESLLGFRAKTDLEEGLKRTIEWYRARLAGPTEHRQQPDS; encoded by the coding sequence GTGATCGAGGGAGCTACCATGCTGATTACGGGTGGCGCGGGCTTCATAGGCACGGCCCTTTGTCGCGAGCTCGTCGAAAGCAACCACGTGCGGGTCTTCGACAACCTGCGGCGCAACGCACTGAGCGAAAGCGGTCTCGAAAACCACCCCAATGTGCAGCTCGTCGTGGCGGACGTGCGCGACAGTGCCGCGTTGGAGCAGGCGATGCGCGGCGTCGACTACGTGATTCACATGGCGTCGATCGCGGGCGTAGACACCGTGCTGCGCGAACCCGTGGTGACGATGGAGGTTTCCTTGGAGGGCACGCTCAATGCGCTGCGCGCTGCACACAAGGCCGGGCGGGTAAAGCGCTTCGTCGATTTTTCTACGAGTGAGGTGTTTGGATCGTACGCGTTCCGGGTGCGTGAAGCCGATGTAACGAGTCTGGGTGCGGTTGGGCAGGCGCGCTGGACCTATGCGGTATCCAAATTGGCGACCGAACACCTCGCCCACAACTATTGGAAGCGCCACGGGCTGCCAACCTGCTCCATCCGGCCGTTCAACATCTACGGTCCTGGCCAGGTGGGCGAGGGAGCGGTGCATGCCTTTGTCACGTGCGCGCTGCGCAACGCGCCTCTCAGCATTCACAACGAGGGCGACCAGATTCGTTCGTGGTGCTACATCGACGACATCGTGCACGGCATCGTTCTGGCGCTGGAGCGACAGGAGGCGATCGGCGAAGCCTTCAATATGGGCAACCCCAGGAGCACGGTGACGATCTACCAGCTCGCACGACTCATAGCCCAGCTTGCGGAGAGCAGCTCCACGATCCAGTTCGTCCGTTGGGATCACCCGGACGTGGAGTTACGCATCCCGGACGTGCGCAAGGCCGAGAGCCTGCTCGGATTCCGGGCCAAGACCGACCTGGAAGAGGGCCTCAAGCGAACCATCGAGTGGTACCGGGCCAGGCTTGCTGGACCGACGGAGCACCGGCAGCAA
- the proS gene encoding proline--tRNA ligase: protein MGRAKTAITPTRTENYPEWYQQVVRAADLAETSPVRGCMVIKPWGYALWENMQRRLDAMFKETGHKNAYFPLFIPLSFLEKEAQHVQGFAKECAVVTHHRLEAGPDGTLIPSPSARLQEPLVVRPTSETIIGAAFAKWVESYRDLPLLINQWANVVRWEMRTRMFLRTTEFLWQEGHTAHATREEACEETQRMLHVYAEFAERDMAMPVVKGAKSERERFPGAVQTYAIEAMMQDRKALQAGTSHFLGQNFARASDIKFLDREGALHHAWTTSWGATTRLVGGLVMTHADDDGLVLPPRLAPSHVVILPITIRADDPQAVMNHCWSLRDQLRSLTYGDRHIEVDLDDRDLRGGDKVWSWIKKGIPIRLEVGPREASQDAASLSRRDRSPKERRLVSRSELAATLPSLLQQVQDGMLERAKRFRQQHTCVIDKRQDFADFYCTQGGEQNAPSSPHGGFALTHWSGDRVVEEELNRELSVSLRCIPLPGQLAQADGPGRCPFSGKPSKQRVVWARAY, encoded by the coding sequence ATGGGCAGAGCGAAGACAGCGATCACACCCACCCGTACAGAGAACTACCCGGAATGGTACCAGCAGGTCGTGCGCGCGGCTGATCTCGCGGAAACCAGCCCCGTACGTGGCTGCATGGTGATCAAGCCCTGGGGTTACGCACTGTGGGAGAACATGCAGCGTCGCCTCGACGCCATGTTCAAGGAGACGGGTCACAAGAACGCCTATTTTCCGCTCTTCATCCCGCTGTCGTTCCTCGAAAAGGAAGCACAGCACGTACAGGGCTTCGCCAAGGAATGCGCTGTCGTGACCCATCATCGGCTCGAAGCGGGTCCCGATGGCACGTTGATTCCGTCACCCAGCGCGCGGCTGCAGGAACCTCTGGTGGTTCGGCCCACGAGCGAGACGATCATCGGAGCGGCGTTCGCCAAATGGGTAGAGTCCTATCGGGATCTTCCGTTGCTCATCAACCAGTGGGCCAACGTGGTGCGCTGGGAGATGCGCACCCGCATGTTCCTGCGCACCACCGAGTTTCTCTGGCAGGAGGGACACACCGCTCACGCAACCCGTGAGGAGGCGTGCGAGGAAACGCAACGCATGCTCCACGTGTACGCTGAGTTCGCCGAGCGTGACATGGCGATGCCTGTCGTAAAGGGTGCCAAATCCGAGCGTGAGCGGTTTCCGGGCGCCGTGCAAACGTACGCGATCGAAGCGATGATGCAGGACCGCAAGGCGTTGCAAGCAGGGACTTCACACTTTCTCGGGCAGAACTTCGCGAGAGCTTCCGACATCAAGTTCCTCGATCGTGAAGGCGCCTTACACCATGCCTGGACGACCTCATGGGGCGCGACCACGCGCCTGGTCGGCGGGCTGGTGATGACCCACGCGGACGACGATGGGCTCGTGCTGCCACCGCGACTCGCTCCTTCCCACGTGGTAATCCTGCCGATCACGATCAGGGCGGACGACCCTCAAGCCGTCATGAATCACTGTTGGTCGCTCAGGGATCAACTGCGATCGCTCACGTACGGCGACCGCCACATCGAGGTGGATCTCGACGATCGGGACCTGCGTGGCGGCGACAAGGTCTGGTCTTGGATCAAGAAGGGGATCCCCATCCGTCTGGAGGTCGGCCCGCGAGAGGCTTCCCAGGACGCTGCATCCCTGAGCCGTCGCGATCGATCCCCCAAAGAGCGCCGGCTAGTATCGCGCAGCGAGCTAGCGGCGACGCTGCCGTCGCTGCTGCAGCAGGTCCAAGACGGCATGCTCGAGCGTGCCAAGCGTTTTAGGCAGCAGCATACGTGCGTAATCGACAAGAGGCAGGACTTCGCCGACTTCTACTGCACCCAAGGCGGCGAGCAGAACGCGCCCTCGTCACCCCACGGCGGCTTTGCGCTCACCCACTGGTCCGGTGACCGTGTGGTAGAGGAAGAACTGAACCGGGAACTTTCGGTGAGCCTGCGTTGCATCCCCTTGCCGGGACAACTGGCACAGGCTGACGGTCCGGGGCGCTGTCCTTTCAGTGGCAAGCCGAGCAAGCAACGCGTGGTCTGGGCCAGAGCCTACTAG
- a CDS encoding competence/damage-inducible protein A, translating into MAPTAAALIVGDEILSGKVRERNLSRLAGELFALGIRLRRAVVSPDVQEEIAADICALCGRYDYVFTSGGVGPTHDDLTLPAVAQALNRPLILHEELAQHVRTIYGARCNPNHMRMAHVPQGTTLVFGPKLRWPVIALGSLFVLPGVPEIFSMKLDALKIHLRQPHGFITRAVYALCDEGEVADCMQQLAQSHPDVAIGSYVKWQAKDYNLKVTFDGTDPIAVSRVLARFVKNLPAGSLVRVED; encoded by the coding sequence ATGGCGCCCACGGCTGCAGCCCTGATCGTCGGCGATGAAATCCTCAGCGGCAAGGTCCGAGAGCGCAATTTGAGTCGTCTCGCTGGCGAGTTGTTCGCCCTCGGAATACGTTTGAGACGAGCGGTGGTAAGCCCTGACGTGCAGGAAGAGATCGCCGCCGACATCTGCGCGCTCTGCGGGCGCTACGACTACGTCTTTACGAGTGGTGGAGTGGGTCCGACGCACGATGACCTTACGCTGCCGGCTGTGGCGCAGGCTTTGAACCGCCCCCTGATCTTGCACGAGGAACTCGCCCAGCACGTACGCACGATCTACGGCGCGCGCTGCAACCCCAACCACATGCGCATGGCACACGTTCCCCAAGGAACGACGTTGGTGTTTGGCCCGAAGCTGCGCTGGCCGGTGATCGCCCTGGGCAGTCTGTTCGTCCTTCCGGGAGTGCCGGAGATCTTCAGCATGAAGCTCGACGCCTTGAAGATCCACCTGCGCCAGCCCCATGGATTCATAACCCGCGCTGTGTATGCGCTATGCGATGAAGGCGAGGTCGCCGACTGCATGCAGCAACTCGCGCAGAGCCACCCGGACGTGGCCATTGGAAGCTACGTGAAGTGGCAGGCCAAGGACTACAACCTCAAAGTGACGTTCGACGGAACCGACCCAATCGCTGTCTCGCGTGTGCTCGCTCGGTTTGTGAAGAACCTACCCGCGGGCAGCCTGGTTCGGGTCGAGGACTAG